From a region of the Desulfovibrio sp. genome:
- a CDS encoding methyl-accepting chemotaxis protein, giving the protein MIKISTMQKLFGLSLILSLFTIAVGAYSVTSLGKLSDDIDVLYTIHVKGLDASRALNISALRILREEKNIIISNDQDEIQRYIDILAVERKKFDTMLQELPIFFQSGEGKTLCNNVTKSAQAWLALHEKVVVLGKTTDAALNEQAQKLSTTDARQALGTLAQDIQKVVDFKLMRADQLNESSTRMYERSRLVTILGILASVLIGLGLGFLMARSMLRQLGDEPASLSQLALAIAGGDLEARFDPTRPEVGVFGAMKGMVATLKSKIGEAEQKGVEAEEESRKAQQATLEAEAARKQAERAKAEGMLQAARQLESVVNIINTASEQLSAQIEQSSRGADEQSSRVRETATAMEEMNATVLEVSKNAQQAADASNHTKKQAVDGVAIVNDAVKGIETVRTQSMAIKEDMNALGKQAEGIGQVMNVIADIADQTNLLALNAAIEAARAGDAGRGFAVVADEVRKLAEKTMSATQEVGQAIRDIQEGTRKNIANVDKSAASIESATNLSVRSGESLQQILTFVEHVNDQVQSIATASEEQSAASEEINQSVEQVATISAETAQAMEQASRAVSDLLEQSQILNKLITEMKAQGEAA; this is encoded by the coding sequence ATGATCAAGATCTCGACCATGCAAAAACTCTTTGGCCTGTCCTTGATTCTTTCACTCTTTACCATTGCTGTTGGCGCGTATTCAGTAACCAGTCTTGGTAAACTTTCAGACGATATCGACGTTCTTTACACGATTCATGTAAAAGGGCTTGATGCTTCTAGAGCGCTTAATATCAGTGCTCTCAGAATTCTTCGTGAAGAAAAAAACATCATAATCTCCAATGACCAGGATGAAATTCAGCGTTATATTGACATTCTTGCAGTTGAACGCAAAAAATTTGACACCATGCTGCAAGAACTGCCCATTTTCTTTCAGTCTGGCGAAGGCAAAACGCTGTGCAACAACGTAACAAAATCTGCCCAGGCCTGGCTTGCCCTGCATGAAAAAGTCGTGGTGCTTGGCAAAACTACTGATGCAGCCCTCAACGAACAGGCGCAAAAGCTCTCCACAACTGACGCGCGACAAGCCCTGGGCACATTGGCTCAGGACATACAGAAAGTGGTGGACTTCAAGCTCATGCGTGCCGACCAGCTCAACGAAAGCAGCACACGCATGTACGAAAGGTCGCGTCTGGTCACCATTCTGGGCATACTGGCCTCCGTGCTCATCGGCCTGGGGCTGGGCTTTTTGATGGCCCGCAGCATGCTGCGCCAGCTTGGTGACGAACCCGCTTCACTTTCTCAGCTGGCTCTTGCCATAGCCGGGGGAGACCTGGAAGCACGGTTTGATCCTACCCGACCAGAAGTTGGCGTGTTCGGCGCCATGAAGGGCATGGTGGCTACCCTCAAAAGCAAGATAGGCGAGGCTGAACAAAAAGGCGTTGAAGCAGAGGAAGAATCCAGAAAGGCCCAGCAGGCCACTCTTGAGGCAGAGGCCGCACGCAAGCAGGCCGAACGCGCCAAGGCCGAGGGTATGCTTCAGGCCGCCCGCCAGCTTGAAAGCGTTGTAAACATCATAAATACGGCTTCGGAGCAGCTCTCTGCCCAGATCGAGCAGTCGAGCCGTGGCGCAGACGAGCAGTCAAGCCGTGTGCGCGAAACAGCCACTGCCATGGAAGAAATGAACGCCACAGTGCTTGAGGTTTCCAAAAACGCACAGCAAGCTGCGGACGCCTCCAACCACACCAAGAAGCAGGCCGTAGACGGCGTGGCCATTGTGAATGACGCGGTCAAGGGCATTGAAACAGTGCGCACCCAGTCCATGGCCATCAAGGAAGACATGAACGCCCTGGGCAAGCAGGCCGAAGGTATTGGTCAGGTCATGAACGTTATCGCCGACATCGCCGACCAGACAAACCTGCTGGCCCTCAACGCCGCCATCGAAGCCGCCCGCGCGGGTGATGCCGGGCGAGGCTTTGCGGTGGTGGCCGACGAGGTGCGCAAACTGGCCGAAAAGACCATGTCTGCCACCCAGGAAGTGGGTCAGGCCATACGCGACATTCAGGAAGGCACACGTAAAAACATCGCCAATGTGGACAAGTCTGCGGCTTCCATCGAGAGTGCCACAAACCTTTCGGTGCGCTCTGGTGAATCGTTGCAGCAGATTCTTACCTTTGTGGAGCACGTGAACGATCAGGTGCAGTCTATCGCCACCGCCAGCGAAGAACAGTCTGCCGCCAGCGAAGAGATCAACCAGTCTGTGGAGCAGGTGGCGACCATTTCGGCTGAAACGGCACAGGCCATGGAACAGGCATCGCGTGCAGTGTCCGACCTGCTGGAACAGTCGCAGATACTGAACAAGCTGATCACCGAAATGAAGGCCCAGGGCGAAGCAGCATAA